A region of Paenibacillus thiaminolyticus DNA encodes the following proteins:
- a CDS encoding VOC family protein — protein MSSFTQSSQSHSSIRPIHNRIDGVFVHVSNIERSVNWYHRLFDRPERSSATDKVHSIAMDGGSDLILDQHGYDRGLAVDDRPQLMLHSPDVHAAYRRVKQLGLPVEWEIEEYPGMAFFTLRDPDGNLLMICGQPGSKEEEERSDGPEPIRYDGGGTWLTVSDEAPHSRLTAEGLELTGRAMTKETYPCPLRLEAVLRLEGGSLRLLLGEHGQVTFNYGPSSHGGVGDECYIHHPSLPKMFSYPQKGSIPNGQWVRVEWILRERSMEVYVDGQLFHAQQGYFGDAAGRAGICCDNGKVTMRSFFLEPLAAEQQVPRLAVASHSDELTPDAACHPAMTEQGLWLAPTAAWGYASTAQSYRVPWECRTVVRADTGSLMLYGDTSLQVKFHPSGDISVADASGPGQEVWFTGKGKLSVDGMSEVLWKVEENRLMLTVDGEPRVEHQGHYGGGRYRVGIGPDQGSALTVHSFDIRLL, from the coding sequence ATGAGTTCATTCACGCAATCATCGCAATCCCATTCATCGATCCGCCCCATCCACAACCGGATCGATGGCGTATTCGTTCATGTCAGCAATATTGAGCGCTCCGTCAACTGGTACCACCGGCTGTTCGACCGGCCCGAGCGTTCCTCCGCCACGGACAAGGTGCACTCCATCGCGATGGATGGCGGTTCCGATCTCATCCTTGATCAGCATGGTTATGACCGGGGGCTGGCGGTTGACGACCGGCCGCAGCTGATGCTCCATTCCCCCGACGTGCATGCCGCGTACCGTCGGGTCAAGCAGCTCGGGCTCCCGGTGGAATGGGAGATCGAGGAATATCCGGGCATGGCTTTCTTTACCTTGCGCGATCCGGACGGCAATCTATTGATGATATGCGGTCAGCCGGGATCGAAGGAGGAGGAAGAACGGAGCGATGGTCCGGAGCCGATCCGTTATGACGGCGGGGGAACGTGGCTGACCGTATCCGATGAAGCGCCGCACAGCCGGCTTACCGCGGAAGGATTGGAGCTGACCGGCCGTGCGATGACGAAGGAGACCTATCCATGCCCTCTGCGGCTGGAAGCTGTGCTCCGATTGGAAGGCGGAAGCCTGCGCCTGCTGCTGGGCGAGCACGGCCAAGTCACGTTTAATTACGGGCCGTCCTCGCATGGCGGAGTCGGTGATGAATGCTACATTCATCATCCGAGTCTGCCCAAAATGTTCAGCTACCCGCAGAAGGGTTCCATCCCGAACGGTCAATGGGTTCGGGTCGAATGGATCCTGCGCGAGCGCAGCATGGAGGTGTATGTGGACGGGCAGTTGTTCCATGCCCAGCAGGGTTACTTCGGGGATGCGGCAGGCCGTGCGGGAATCTGCTGCGACAACGGCAAGGTGACTATGCGCTCCTTCTTCCTTGAGCCGCTGGCGGCGGAACAGCAGGTTCCGCGCCTGGCGGTCGCCTCGCATTCGGATGAGCTGACGCCCGATGCCGCCTGCCATCCGGCCATGACGGAGCAGGGCTTGTGGCTGGCCCCCACCGCCGCATGGGGATATGCGAGTACCGCACAATCGTATCGGGTGCCTTGGGAGTGCCGAACGGTCGTACGTGCGGATACGGGATCGCTGATGCTGTATGGCGACACCTCGCTGCAGGTCAAATTCCACCCGAGCGGAGACATCAGCGTGGCCGATGCGTCCGGTCCCGGGCAAGAAGTGTGGTTCACGGGCAAAGGGAAGCTGTCGGTGGACGGGATGTCCGAGGTGCTCTGGAAAGTGGAGGAGAACCGGCTGATGTTAACCGTTGACGGCGAGCCTCGAGTCGAGCACCAGGGTCACTATGGCGGCGGTCGTTACCGGGTTGGCATTGGCCCGGATCAGGGCAGCGCGCTGACGGTCCACTCTTTCGATATTCGATTATTGTAA
- a CDS encoding PucR family transcriptional regulator, with protein MDKQALQQQIEHILDASLEKLSVPSATWREWTGGEGLADGQTAVLAKRGNAWYMLWKPGTAVTEVLKLEGRELAGQEEQWLQLILRMGHRSKSSLAAAHITDEQQAHLFGQWVADRVKEGEPNAEVPDSFSWKSKLFIQVVPFLLVAEHAHREAPAYQELYKLLRSYFGGEVNLIPLSDKEWLILCPEQLTQAGSGEDESEERETMEELLTSYCLGLYELLSSEWVGESHLTIGYPFTPVKGIPGVVSQLRETLYLGRAFHVTDTIHLPWELHLERLVNSIPDEVRKQFLQRVVTKAESFADSETMATLQHFFQFDCSVSETAKRMYIHRNTLLYRLDKIKQETGLDVRKFSDAVLVKLILLLYKVTK; from the coding sequence ATGGATAAGCAAGCGCTGCAGCAGCAAATTGAACATATATTGGATGCCTCTCTGGAGAAGCTGTCCGTGCCTTCTGCGACATGGAGGGAATGGACTGGAGGAGAAGGGCTGGCGGACGGCCAGACGGCGGTCCTGGCGAAGCGGGGGAACGCCTGGTATATGCTATGGAAGCCGGGAACGGCGGTGACGGAAGTACTGAAGCTGGAAGGCCGAGAGCTTGCTGGTCAGGAGGAGCAATGGCTTCAGCTTATTTTGCGGATGGGGCACCGTTCGAAGTCTTCACTGGCCGCGGCGCATATCACCGATGAGCAGCAGGCCCACTTGTTCGGGCAATGGGTTGCTGACCGGGTGAAGGAAGGCGAACCGAATGCGGAAGTGCCGGACAGTTTTTCTTGGAAAAGTAAGCTGTTCATTCAGGTTGTCCCGTTCCTGCTCGTGGCGGAGCATGCTCATCGGGAGGCCCCTGCCTATCAAGAATTGTACAAATTGCTTCGTTCCTACTTCGGCGGCGAGGTCAATCTCATTCCGCTGTCAGATAAGGAATGGCTTATTCTGTGCCCGGAGCAGCTGACCCAGGCCGGATCCGGAGAAGACGAGAGCGAAGAGCGCGAGACGATGGAAGAGCTGCTCACCTCCTACTGTCTCGGTCTCTATGAGCTGCTATCGAGCGAATGGGTCGGAGAGAGCCACCTGACTATCGGATACCCGTTCACCCCGGTGAAGGGCATACCAGGCGTCGTATCCCAATTGAGAGAGACGCTCTATTTGGGACGGGCTTTTCATGTGACCGATACTATTCATCTGCCTTGGGAGCTCCATCTGGAGCGGCTGGTCAACAGCATTCCCGACGAGGTGCGCAAGCAGTTCCTGCAGCGAGTCGTCACGAAGGCCGAGAGCTTCGCGGATTCGGAGACGATGGCGACGCTGCAGCATTTTTTCCAATTCGACTGCAGCGTGAGCGAGACCGCCAAGCGGATGTATATCCATCGCAATACCCTTTTGTACCGATTGGATAAGATCAAGCAGGAAACCGGGCTCGATGTGCGCAAATTTTCCGACGCGGTTTTAGTAAAGCTGATATTGCTATTGTATAAAGTAACAAAATAA